TTTCTAAACAACACATAAATAAACCCAACAGGTAAGCCAAAGATCATCGTTCCCACTCCCCAAAGTCGCGAATTACCATGTCTTGCAGCATCTTCCCACACGGCAACTGCAATAATCACTGAACTAATTGCCCCGACAGCGATCACACCAAGTATCAAAGTCGATACCACAAACGTATACATATAATCGACATATTTATAACTTTAGTTAAATCCTCAAGCGGTGGTGGGTTTGGGGCTTTTGAACGTGTCACTCAGGTTTGAATATTGAAGTGGAAACACGTTCCACATACAGTACGATTATCAACACCGGTCCTGTATAAGTTTAGCAAGGTGGCTACGGCCTATTCATCGGGAAGATACTGCCGTCGTTGTTTGAGTTTCTCTTCGGGGCTCCGTTGATCGTAGTGTCGGTCAAGCACATCTAATCCCAGATCCATTCGTGACCCGACGATCTCTTTCGGCGTATCCTCCCGGAGGTGGTGTGTGATCGAGCCGCGGCGAATCGGATGGGGACTCAATACTGATGGGCACTTGTGTACTTGAGCAGTTTGAAGCGCCTCACAGGTCTCGAGATCGCGATCGTGAGGACACTGGTCAGTGTACACGCATGGTCGGGTGTATTGATACGTAATCGTCCGACCTCGATTTCTGCTTAGCCGGCCATGCCGCGTGACGAACAACGGTTCTCGACCATGTTCATCAACCGTGCCAGGATGGTTGACCGCAAGCCAATCATCAAGCACGTCACAGACACGGTCACTTAGTGCCACGAGACGCTCGCCCTGTGCCTGATTCTTGAGAGTCGTTCCCGGCTCCGGTCGATGGACCAACTCTAGGTACTGTCCGTCCGGATCATAATCATCCACATCGAGGCCGCATGCAGCGCCGATTCTGAGGCCGGTATGCCACAGTACTTCGAACAGTACGTGCTCTAATTTCGCGTACTCGTACTGCTTAAGATGAGCCAGAATTTGACGCGCCCGTTCAGGGTCCAGCATCTCATCGCGTGCATCTTCTTCAGTAGTCGTTGGCAGGATGACTTTCCCATCAAGGCCTGCTTCGACAGCATCGATACTGGCACAGAATCGGAGAAACATCCGGAGGGTAGCTAGTTGCCCCTTCATCGTGGCAGTAGCTAAGTTATCTTCCTCTCGACGTTTGACGCGAAAACGGTGGATATCCCGACCTGAGAAGTCGTTGAGATTCTCTATCTCGTTAGCTTCACACCACTGGGTGAACTGTTTGAGTCGGTAGTCGTGAGACTGGAGCGTGGCTTCTGCGAGTTCGTGCCGGCGGTCGTCGAGGTACATTTGTTTCGCGGTTCGTGGATCGAGCGGTTCAAGATCGTCTGACATTAGCTTAGCTCCCGAAGCCTCGGAGGTCGGGTATTCTAAGCATAGTCGTTGGCCGCTTACTCGGTGATTAACTGGTTGCTGACGGTCCGGCAGGTTCTGGATGGTTCCCGCCCGGACCCATCCAGAGTTTGCACGATTCATAGCCGACGGAATCGACCCGTAGAGACCAGCTACGGCTTGTTTTCTCCTTCGGACACCGGTTTCGTCGCTTTGTTTTCGTTGGAGTCCAACCATGCTGTGAATGCGGGTCGCCGCCCTCCAGGCTTCTGTGATATCCGACGCGCGTTTGATACTAAATCAATCGCTGATTGAGATGTAGTATAGGATAGCGACTCTTGCCTTGGAATTGTGTGTCATAGAATATACCATACACCCTCTACGTAGTGATTTTAATACTTTATTTCACATCTGATTCGGGCAGATACCGTATTTTGGGCACTGTCTAGTTAAGCTAGTTTGAGGAACGAGCAGATCGTTGAGGCAGTTTGGGATGATGCTCGCAGACCTGCTCAGCGAGTGTTTTGCGGCGGATTTAAAAGAATGTTGGGAGCGTGGGCGGACGGCGACGCCCATCAGGACGTTCGCTGTCCGACTCCACGCGACCGGTTGTTCACTCAGAGAAACAACAACGATTCTTGCTGAATTAGGCGTAGAACGCTCTCACGGAGCGGTTTGGAATTGGGTACATCGGGTTGCTGACAGCGTTCCTGACCCGCCGTCGGCGCAGTCGACGCGGGTCGCTGTCGACGAGACTGCTGTCAAAATCAATGGAGAGTGGTCTTGGTTATACGCTGCAATAGACATCGAGACGAAGTTGATCCTCGACGTACAATTGTTTGGACGACATGGCACCGATCCGGCGGCTGCGTTTCTGCATGGACTCCGCGAGAACCACGATCTCTCCGACGCCGTGTTTCTCGTCGATGGCTATGGCCATCAGACTGCCATTGCTCGGTTAGGACTGAGCGGTCGGCTTGATTACGTCAACCGAAACCTCATCGAAAAGTGGTTTCACACACGCAAAATGCGGGTCAACCGCTTCCATAATTCATGGGTCGGCAGTCGGTCAAGCGCACGTGAATGGGTTGAACAGTTCACACACTACTACAACCACCAACGACCGCATCAATCGCTCAACGGACGAACGCCAGCTGACGAGGTGCTAAACTAGACAGTGCCCACCAAATCAAAACCGCACATCGGGGTGTCGTTTATAAATGACTCACCGTCTGTCGGATTCTAATCGTTCGGAAACGAATGGGCGTTGTGGTATCTCACACGGTGGTATGCCGGCGCGACGCTCACTCCAAGTCGGCTTCGAGGACGTCCCGCAGCGCCGCGATCCGGTCGGCGCCATACCGGAGCGTCTCCTCGCCGACGGCGAGTTCGAGACGGCCCTCCGCCGTCGCCTCGCCGATGTGTTCGACGGCGACGGTCCCCGGGACCGCCGCCCGGACCGCGTCGGGGGCTGTTGTCTCGACGACGACCCGGCCGACGGCCTCCGAAAACAGCGCCTCGAGCGCGTCGCCCTCGAGCGTTACGTCCGCACCCGCCTCGCCGACCATCTCGGCGAGGGTGACTGCCAGCCCCCCGTGGCTCACGTCGTGGACCGAGTGCGTGCCCTCAAGCTCGGCGACGTCGGCGACCGCCCCGACGAACGCCGACGCGGCGGCCGGTACCGCGGGGAACCGATCCGTCCCGCCGAACTGCGCGAGCAGTTCCGACCCGCCGAGGGCGCGGTCGTCGCCGGCAGCGAGTACCAGCAACTCGCCCTCGCCCGTGAGGCCGATCCCGGGGGCGTCGTAACCCGCCTTCGTCCCCGCCATCGCGAGCGTCGGTGTCGGCGGGATCGGC
The genomic region above belongs to Natronomonas moolapensis 8.8.11 and contains:
- a CDS encoding IS6 family transposase; translation: MMLADLLSECFAADLKECWERGRTATPIRTFAVRLHATGCSLRETTTILAELGVERSHGAVWNWVHRVADSVPDPPSAQSTRVAVDETAVKINGEWSWLYAAIDIETKLILDVQLFGRHGTDPAAAFLHGLRENHDLSDAVFLVDGYGHQTAIARLGLSGRLDYVNRNLIEKWFHTRKMRVNRFHNSWVGSRSSAREWVEQFTHYYNHQRPHQSLNGRTPADEVLN
- a CDS encoding tyrosine-type recombinase/integrase, encoding MSDDLEPLDPRTAKQMYLDDRRHELAEATLQSHDYRLKQFTQWCEANEIENLNDFSGRDIHRFRVKRREEDNLATATMKGQLATLRMFLRFCASIDAVEAGLDGKVILPTTTEEDARDEMLDPERARQILAHLKQYEYAKLEHVLFEVLWHTGLRIGAACGLDVDDYDPDGQYLELVHRPEPGTTLKNQAQGERLVALSDRVCDVLDDWLAVNHPGTVDEHGREPLFVTRHGRLSRNRGRTITYQYTRPCVYTDQCPHDRDLETCEALQTAQVHKCPSVLSPHPIRRGSITHHLREDTPKEIVGSRMDLGLDVLDRHYDQRSPEEKLKQRRQYLPDE